One segment of Babesia bigemina genome assembly Bbig001, chromosome : II DNA contains the following:
- a CDS encoding glycyl-tRNA synthetase, putative translates to MLKISSLYAIYLVCAAAKYATRGFSNTPTVLSRGSIRPSPAYRTEPYGRFGHTKAYLGARQANSETASTVRRRSSTLQTHRTTIPKMEASQLSELLKKNKTQCENLLKRRFFYTNSFEIYGGAAGLFDYGPPGCALKAQLEDLWRKHFIVFDEMLEVSCPCITPYSVLKASGHVDRFTDLMLTDLSNGECYRADKYLEDVIDCVISTLEGKNVTDNVNAKNVALMQLGREELQKLQNLVGNMTSEDVDALIQQYGIKSPQGNELSKPFPFNLMFQTTIGPKKDQKGGTNSVVYLRPETAQGIFVNFGRLLESNGGKMPFAAAQIGLGFRNEISPRNGLLRVREFLMAEVEYFVHPENKTHARFHEFKHVMLNLLPKETQERGEATLVSMTVEDAVNNKVIANEALGYFLARTRLFLEKCGIMGEGLRFRQHMSDEMAHYACDCWDAEILTSYGWIEVVGHADRMAYDLKAHSQAANVQLNASHRYPEPIVVEKVTPTYNKSLIGKTFKDKNAQLLRILDNLPQDEALQMEQELNTTGQTIVKGDGGLEFVVTRDMLSFKVVKSVVCEETFTPSVIEPSFGMGRLIFCILEHSYKIRQAQKDQEERTYLALKPILAPTKCCLLPLSSKEVFNPLISKIQRHMNDLGLSYKIDSTGASIGKRYARTDEIGIPFAITIDFQSVNDGTVTLRERDSMEQVRLESEQVGDVIADLIRGRTTWGDVTKAHPIFTQQEV, encoded by the coding sequence ATGTTGAAGATATCATCACTGTATGCAATATACCTAGTTTGTGCCGCCGCCAAATACGCCACCAGGGGATTCTCAAACACGCCGACTGTACTGAGCCGGGGATCGATACGGCCGTCGCCAGCATACCGCACCGAACCTTACGGCAGATTCGGTCACACAAAAGCGTACTTAGGCGCTAGACAAGCGAATTCTGAAACCGCATCAACGGTCAGGAGGAGAAGCAGCACGCTCCAGACGCATCGTACAACCATACCCAAAATGGAAGCGTCCCAGCTCTCAGAACTGCTGAAGAAAAACAAAACGCAGTGTGAAAACCTTCTAAAGCGAAGATTCTTTTACACCAACTCCTTCGAAATATACGGAGGAGCCGCGGGACTCTTCGACTACGGGCCGCCAGGATGCGCACTCAAGGCACAGCTCGAAGACCTCTGGAGGAAGCACTTCATCGTCTTCGATGAAATGCTGGAGGTATCATGTCCTTGCATTACCCCCTACAGCGTACTCAAGGCGTCGGGGCACGTCGACAGGTTCACGGATCTCATGTTGACGGATTTGAGCAACGGCGAATGCTACAGGGCCGACAAGTACCTCGAGGACGTAATAGACTGCgtcatcagcaccttggaaGGTAAAAACGTAACGGACAACGTCAATGCAAAGAATGTGGCACTTATGCAACTGGGACGTGAAGAactgcagaagctgcagaaCCTCGTGGGCAACATGACCTCAGAGGACGTTGATGCCTTAATACAGCAGTATGGAATCAAATCGCCTCAAGGAAATGAGCTGTCCAAGCCGTTCCCCTTCAACCTTATGTTTCAAACTACAATTGGGCCCAAAAAGGATCAAAAGGGAGGCACGAACTCCGTTGTATACCTGAGACCCGAAACTGCACAGGGCATATTTGTCAACTTCGGCAGGTTGCTCGAATCGAATGGAGGCAAGATGCCATTCGCCGCGGCGCAAATCGGTCTGGGGTTCAGAAATGAAATCAGCCCGAGAAATGGGCTACTCAGAGTTCGTGAATTCCTGATGGCTGAAGTCGAGTATTTCGTACACCCGGAAAACAAGACCCACGCAAGATTCCACGAATTCAAGCATGTGATGCTCAATCTCCTGCCGAAAGAAACACAGGAGAGGGGAGAAGCGACGCTGGTCTCCATGACAGTGGAAGACGCCGTCAACAACAAAGTTATCGCAAACGAGGCCCTAGGCTACTTCCTCGCGAGAACAAGGCTATTCCTCGAAAAGTGTGGAATTATGGGTGAAGGATTGCGATTCAGGCAGCATATGTCCGACGAAATGGCGCACTATGCCTGCGACTGTTGGGATGCGGAAATACTTACATCGTACGGCTGGATTGAGGTCGTGGGACATGCTGACAGAATGGCGTACGATCTGAAGGCACACTCGCAGGCCGCTAATGTCCAGCTGAACGCCAGCCATAGGTACCCGGAACCCATAGTTGTCGAGAAGGTTACTCCCACATACAACAAGTCACTCATCGGGAAAACGTTCAAGGACAAAaacgcgcagctgctgcgaaTACTGGACAACCTACCACAAGATGAAGCATTGCAAATGGAGCAAGAACTCAACACCACGGGGCAAACAATCGTTAAAGGCGACGGCGGACTGGAGTTCGTTGTCACAAGAGATATGCTATCATTCAAGGTTGTCAAATCGGTGGTTTGCGAGGAAACGTTTACGCCGTCAGTCATCGAGCCATCTTTCGGCATGGGTAGACTCATATTCTGCATATTGGAGCATTCCTACAAGATCCGACAGGCGCAGAAAGACCAAGAAGAGCGCACGTACCTTGCGCTCAAACCCATACTGGCCCCAACCAAGTGCTGCCTCTTACCACTGTCGTCAAAAGAAGTTTTTAACCCGTTGATATCGAAGATACAGAGGCACATGAATGACCTGGGGCTGTCATACAAAATTGACAGCACCGGCGCCTCCATCGGAAAGCGGTATGCAAGAACGGATGAAATCGGCATCCCCTTTGCAATAACCATAGATTTCCAGTCTGTAAATGACGGAACCGTAACGCTCAGGGAGCGCGACTCAATGGAACAGGTGCGATTGGAATCCGAACAAGTGGGCGACGTCATCGCGGACCTCATCAGAGGCAGGACAACTTGGGGCGACGTTACCAAGGCGCATCCCATATTTACGCAGCAAGAAGTATAA
- a CDS encoding DNA mismatch repair enzyme, putative, producing the protein MEENTSAEIFDGDASYKHTVILAIVCKQERSAVKHLGVAICNFLNSSLQVTEISDNEFFTLLESVILQVGPTVCTLSTTKDAIDVKRLKHILSLCNVQCMSHTFSTSKDATSAVEEMKIKSNLEYLLVEEDHVRNHAKLLSMQLAMKALLGIFDTFDIAKQPAYKHKFHLDEYKVEKYMSMDRAAFASLSILPSNSNYMSKTSIGTRRLRMWVSQPLTDANEIRKRHDCVEAFKANLYKTIQAECLRKVPDLDAIVMKLRAIDSGSDLDGRIKSTITFENLVRLYDCVIAVNRMVQFVLVPYDGIHSETIKHMFTEPLLNISSLFETYLRLVEKTVDLKEAEKRNYIINRNFDNKLVQIGGKVDKIRADMEALRESFEDEIFYRSNKGRKGNNLKLVECSNMGYLFRVSKKDQALLQESERLKGSIEKVRLNKNEFLFTTPHLRQLCAKFNSAHKDYENEQTALVNKAFKVAATYWILVERFADVIATMDILAGFAEVAATLNYVRPVIDLENVEINLVAARHPLVECGLSTRGFVPNDLVMRRDTSRVHITTGPNMGGKSTYIRQVGVIAVMNQIGSFVPCTKAKLPIFKHVLCRVGASDIQLRGVSTFLAEMVEAAAILKTADEHSLAIIDELGRGTSTYDGFGLAWAIIVDLIQRSKCFCLCATHFHEMGDLVKDHEGVKNKFVNAKYLENAKQMVFLYEIKDGICTDSYAINVAEIAMFPQDVIANAQKKLNELEDVNKSEDWETLQPLLSSKSFDDFKSKLQDLCNSIKSDT; encoded by the exons ATGGAGGAAAATACATCGGCAGAAATATTTGACGGCGATGCTTCCTACAAACACACAGTAATATTGGCTATAGTATGCAAACAGGAGAGGTCAGCTGTGAAACATCTGGGCGTCGCGATTTGCAATTTTCTCAACTCATCATTGCAAGTAACAGAAATTTCGGACAATGAATTCTTCACGCTACTCGAATCCGTCATATTACAG GTTGGACCGACGGTGTGTACGCTGTCTACAACCAAGGATGCCATAGATGTCAAGCGCTTGAAGCACATACTCTCGTTATGCAACGTACAATGTATGAGCCATACCTTCTCAACTTCGAAGGACGCCACGTCGGCTGTAGAAG AGATGAAGATCAAAAGCAATTTGGAATACCTGCTCGTCGAGGAGGATCATGTGAGGAATCATGCCAAACTACTCTCAATGCAGCTGGCCATGAAGGCGCTTCTAGGTATATTCGATACCTTCGACATCGCGAAGCAACCGGCGTACAAGCACAAATTCCATTTAGACGAATACAAGGTCGAAAAATACATGTCAATGGACAGAGCGGCATTTGCTTCTCTCTCCATATTGCCCAGTAATTCTAATTATATGAGTAA GACCAGTATCGGCACGCGTAGGCTGAGGATGTGGGTATCCCAACCACTTACTGATGCAAATGAAATTCGTAAAAGGCACGACTGTGTCGAGGCCTTCAAGGCTAACTTGTACAAAACAATACAGGCCGAATGCTTGAGAAAAGTACCTGACCTCGACGCGATCGTTATGAAGCTCAGGGCCATAGATAGTGGTAGCGATTTGGATGGTAGAATCAAAAGCACAATCACATTTGAAAACCTTGTGCGCCTTTACGACTGTGTTATCGCTGTGAACAGGATGGTGCAATTTGTCCTCGTTCCCTATGACGGAATACACTCCGAGACTATTAAACATATGTTTACCGAACCGTTGTTGAATATATCATCGCTATTCGAAACCTATTTACGGTTGGTGGAAAAGACGGTCGATCTGAAGGAAGCCGAAAAAAGGAACTACATCATTAATCGCAATTTCGATAACAAACTAGTGCAAATCGGTGGGAAGGTAGATAAAATAAGGGCTGATATGGAAGCACTAAGGGAATCCTTCGAGGATGAAATTTTCTACCGTTCGAACAAGGGCAGAAAGGGGAATAACCTCAAACTGGTAGAGTGCAGCAACATGGGGTACCTTTTCAGGGTCTCTAAAAAAGACCAAGCACTGCTTCAGGAGTCTGAACGGCTAAAGGGGTCAATAGAAAAGGTCAGGCTGAATAAAAATGAATTTCTTTTTACCACACCGCATCTCCGGCAACTGTGCGCAAAATTCAATAGCGCGCATAAAGACTATGAAAACGAGCAAACGGCGTTGGTAAACAAGGCGTTTAAGGTCGCAGCTACGTACTGGATCCTGGTTGAACGATTCGCAGATGTCATTGCTACCATGGATATTCTAGCGGGATTCGCTGAAGTAGCTGCGACTTTAAATTATGTTAGACCTGTGATAGATCTGGAAAATGTCGAAATTAATCTCGTTGCAGCGCGGCATCCGCTTGTAGAATGCGGACTTTCAACACGGGGCTTTGTGCCTAACGATCTGGTCATGAGAAGAGACACATCCAGAGTTCACATTACCACTGGGCCCAACATGGGTGGTAAGTCCACATACATAAGACAG GTAGGGGTCATAGCTGTCATGAATCAAATCGGTTCTTTTGTACCGTGCACCAAGGCAAAGCTGCCTATATTCAAACACGTTCTCTGCAGAGTAGGGGCATCCGACATTCAGTTACG TGGCGTTTCTACGTTTCTGGCGGAAATGGTGGAAGCTGCCGCCATTTTGAAAACAGCCGACGAACACTCTTTGGCAATTATTGATGAACTAGGCAGAGGCACTTCTACGTATGAT GGTTTTGGCCTCGCGTGGGCTATAATAGTTGACCTCATCCAAAGATCCAAATGCTTCTGCTTGTGTGCGACGCACTTCCATGAAATGGGCGACTTGGTAAAAG ACCACGAGGGTGTCAAGAACAAATTCGTCAATGCCAAATACTTAGAAAATGCAAAACAAATGGTTTTTCTATACGAAATCAAGGACGGAATATGTACGGACTCCTACGCCATAAATGTAGCAGAAATAGCTATGTTCCCCCAAGAT GTTATCGCAAACGCGCAGAAGAAACTAAACGAACTCGAAGATGTCAACAAGTCTGAAGACTGGGAAACGCTGCAGCCGCTTTTGAGTTCGAAGTCATTCGACGATTTCAAAAGTAAATTGCAAGATTTGTGCAATAGCATCAAGTCAGACACTTAG
- a CDS encoding histone acetyltransferase, putative gives MTEAGTGNQDDIAKDTSITSLVKNVVYLYIADCKARPDPFVPELSPKRETSAPTVFPHLRLSGVDVTDLVNFSLERVPGPKRKPLVELRKVLADADNDGIMVLVKSVCAIIGYQQLLTPEARKSFNDEHLQDWIKSHDAEAFMDKNYESVYLRWKNFLKRQTPLGTNLCDYFCGDFLKSVLIINADRVRSELEKTVFKNHPDMIITLLCKECGLTDEQAKTIGTMSSADGYQLQSLLPSETGLGFLHRDAGGAKEEDLGIISFDCITNDREPGHLIKLVTVKNIFSRQLPKMPREYIVRLVFDRNHYTFCLLKKGEVIGGICFRPYFEQRFAEIAFLAVKSTEQVKGYGTRIMNHLKEHVKKSNIEYFLTYADNFAIGYFRKQGFSQKISMPKERWFGYIKDYDGGTLMECYISPNINYLRLSDMLGKQKAIISQCIEAIKPLKVYDGLQFFKDNPGQTLSPKDIPGLVEAGWTEEPIGAASKHGSDNLAYSDDPEGGRRSLKSCILDLLNNLEKQQSSWPFRKPVKQSEAPDYYDIIKNPTDISTMKRKAKNGEYKTKVQFGEELKRMFDNCRRYNTPHTIYYKYANELQAFIWPQYESIQE, from the coding sequence ATGACAGAAGCCGGCACTGGGAACCAGGACGATATCGCAAAAGACACATCGATCACGTCGCTCGTGAAAAATGTGGTCTACCTATATATAGCGGATTGCAAGGCTCGGCCGGATCCGTTCGTGCCTGAGCTCTCGCCGAAGAGAGAGACGTCCGCACCTACCGTATTCCCGCATCTGCGGCTCAGCGGGGTTGATGTCACCGACCTGGTCAACTTCTCGCTGGAAAGGGTCCCAGGACCCAAACGGAAGCCGCTAGTGGAACTCAGAAAAGTCCTGGCAGATGCGGACAATGACGGCATCATGGTTCTGGTCAAGAGCGTATGCGCAATCATCGGCTACCAACAGCTCCTGACGCCTGAGGCGCGGAAGAGCTTCAACGATGAGCATCTGCAAGACTGGATCAAGTCACACGATGCGGAGGCCTTCATGGACAAAAACTATGAAAGCGTCTACTTGCGCTGGAAAAACTTCCTCAAGCGGCAAACGCCGCTGGGAACAAACTTGTGCGACTACTTTTGCGGTGACTTTTTGAAGTCCGTCCTTATTATAAACGCTGACAGGGTTAGATCGGAACTCGAAAAAACCGTATTCAAAAACCACCCTGATATGATCATTACCCTGCTCTGCAAAGAATGCGGTCTCACGGACGAACAGGCAAAAACCATTGGCACCATGAGCAGCGCCGATGGGTACCAGCTGCAGTCCCTCCTGCCGTCGGAAACCGGATTAGGGTTCCTGCACAGAGACGCTGGAGGCGCTAAGGAGGAGGATCTCGGTATTATCTCTTTCGACTGCATTACAAACGACAGAGAGCCCGGCCACCTCATCAAGCTGGTCACCGTGAAAAACATCTTCTCCAGGCAACTGCCAAAAATGCCCAGGGAGTACATAGTCAGACTGGTCTTTGACAGGAATCACTACACATTCTGCCTCCTGAAGAAGGGGGAAGTTATTGGTGGCATCTGCTTCAGGCCGTACTTCGAACAGAGGTTCGCAGAAATCGCATTCCTGGCCGTGAAGTCCACCGAGCAGGTGAAAGGGTACGGTACCCGCATCATGAACCACCTCAAGGAGCACGTCAAAAAGTCGAACATCGAGTACTTCCTTACGTACGCGGACAACTTCGCCATTGGCTACTTCAGGAAGCAGGGCTTCTCCCAAAAAATATCCATGCCCAAGGAGCGCTGGTTCGGATACATCAAGGACTACGACGGAGGCACGCTCATGGAGTGTTATATATCGCCAAACATCAACTACCTAAGGTTGAGCGATATGCTGGGGAAGCAGAAGGCCATTATATCGCAGTGCATCGAGGCAATCAAACCGCTCAAGGTATACGATGGACTCCAATTCTTCAAGGACAACCCGGGGCAGACGCTCAGCCCCAAGGATATTCCAGGGTTGGTGGAGGCCGGATGGACGGAAGAACCGATTGGAGCGGCCAGCAAACACGGATCTGACAACCTCGCCTATTCTGACGATCCGGAAGGCGGCAGGAGGAGCCTAAAGTCGTGCATACTCGACCTGTTGAACAACCTGGAGAAGCAACAGAGCTCATGGCCGTTCAGAAAGCCGGTCAAGCAATCGGAGGCGCCGGACTACTACGACATCATCAAGAACCCTACCGACATCTCGACCATGAAGAGGAAGGCCAAAAACGGGGAATACAAGACCAAGGTGCAGTTCGGAGAGGAACTCAAGCGCATGTTCGACAACTGCAGGAGGTACAACACGCCGCACACTATATACTACAAGTACGCCAACGAGTTGCAGGCGTTCATATGGCCGCAATACGAGAGCATTCAGGAGTGA